The Megalops cyprinoides isolate fMegCyp1 chromosome 12, fMegCyp1.pri, whole genome shotgun sequence genome contains a region encoding:
- the ppp2r5eb gene encoding protein phosphatase 2, regulatory subunit B', epsilon isoform X2, translating into MDTLSDLKMKEYKRSTLNELVDYVTVSRGYLTEQAYPEVVKMVSYNIFRTLPPSDSNEFDPEEDEPTLEASWPHLQLVYEFFIRFLESQEFQPSIAKKYIDQKFVLQLLELFDSEDPRERDYLKTVLHRIYGKFLGLRAFIRKQINNIFLRFVYETEHFNGVAELLEILGSIINGFALPLKAEHKQFLVKVLIPLHTVRSLSLFHAQLAYCIVQFLEKDPALTEPVIRGLLKFWPKTCSQKEVMFLGELEEILDVIEPTQFVKIQEPLFKQISRCVSSPHFQVAERALYYWNNEYIMSLIEENSSVILPIMFASLYRISKEHWNPAIVALVYNVLKAFMEMNSTLFDELTATYKSDRQREKKKEKEREELWKKLEDLELKRGLRSDGIIPT; encoded by the exons ATGGACACGCTGTCCGACCTCAAGATGAAGGAGTACAAGCGCTCCACGCTCAACGAGCTGGTGGACTACGTCACAGTCAGCCGGGGCTACCTGACGGAGCAGGCCTATCCTGAAGTCGTTAAAATG GTGTCCTACAATATATTCCGGACCCTCCCTCCCAGTGACAGTAATGAATTTGACCCCGAAGAAGATGAACCGACGCTTGAGGCTTCATGGCCACACTTACAG CTCGTATACGAGTTCTTCATACGGTTTTTGGAGAGTCAAGAATTCCAGCCCAGCATTGCCAAAAAGTACATTGACCAGAAATTTGTATTACAG CTACTCGAGCTCTTTGACAGTGAGGACCCCCGGGAGCGAGACTACCTGAAGACAGTCTTACACAGAATTTACGGGAAGTTCCTGGGACTGCGGGCTTTTATACGAAAACAgattaataatatttttctaCG ttTTGTTTATGAAACTGAGCACTTCAATGGGGTAGCTGAGCTGCTGGAGATTTTGGGAAG CATAATCAATGGGTTCGCTCTGCCTCTGAAGGCTGAACACAAACAGTTCCTGGTCAAAGTGCTGATTCCCCTGCATACAGTCCGgagtctctccctcttccacGCACAG TTGGCATATTGCATTGTACAGTTCCTAGAGAAAGACCCCGCATTAACAGAACCc GTCATCAGAGGCTTGCTAAAGTTCTGGCCAAAAACCTGCAGTCAGAAAGAG GTGATGTTCCTGGGTGAGCTGGAGGAGATCCTGGATGTGATTGAGCCCACACAGTTTGTAAAGATCCAGGAGCCGCTCTTCAAGCAGATCTCCAGATGCGTCTCCAGCCCACACTTTCAG GTGGCAGAACGGGCATTGTACTATTGGAACAACGAGTACATCATGAGTCTGATTGAGGAGAACTCCAGCGTCATCCTGCCCATCATGTTCGCCAGCCTCTACAGGATCTCCAAAGAACACTGGAACCC GGCGATAGTAGCTTTAGTCTACAATGTACTGAAAGCATTCATGGAAATGAACAGTACCTTGTTTGATGAACTCACAGCCACGTACAAGTCAGACCGCCAGCG tgagaagaagaaggagaaggagcggGAGGAGCTATGGAAGAAGCTGGAGGATCTGGAGCTGAAAAGGGGCCTTCGCAGTGACGGGATCATCCCCACTTAA